One segment of Halalkalicoccus tibetensis DNA contains the following:
- a CDS encoding NAD(P)/FAD-dependent oxidoreductase, producing the protein MPAEYEVVVVGGGPGGLTAALYTTRLGHETALINREGGRYTAVEHVHNLIGVSEETTGREITELAFAQLEEYGADRYDDTVADIDVVGGEGENGGRRFRVGGRDVEALADRVVLATGFKDAPPSFPELTRYTGHGLHYCLHCDAYSLIDEPVFVFGHTESAAHAAMVLLNFTADVELLLNGAEPEWNEEVGKQLGAHPLEVREEEAVAVHPRDSEGPRPEIGAIEFADGTVREYTGGFAMYGSTYNNELAVSLGCELAEDGAVEVDDHGRTSVEGVYAVGDVTHGHNQTPIAMGDGAKAGIALHHELRTFPLSPDAIGSDGGETVDVEVPGLPDGIRETAREVNESDEHAGMTPGE; encoded by the coding sequence ATGCCCGCGGAGTACGAAGTCGTCGTGGTCGGCGGCGGTCCGGGCGGCCTGACGGCCGCCCTCTACACGACGCGACTCGGCCACGAGACGGCGCTAATCAACCGGGAAGGGGGCCGATACACGGCGGTCGAACACGTCCACAACCTGATCGGGGTCTCCGAGGAGACGACCGGCCGCGAGATCACGGAGCTGGCGTTCGCCCAGCTCGAGGAGTACGGCGCCGACCGCTACGACGACACCGTGGCCGACATCGACGTCGTCGGGGGCGAGGGTGAGAACGGGGGGCGGCGGTTCCGCGTCGGGGGGCGGGACGTCGAGGCGCTGGCCGATCGGGTCGTGCTCGCGACCGGCTTCAAGGACGCGCCGCCGTCGTTCCCGGAGCTGACGCGCTACACCGGCCACGGGCTCCATTACTGCCTGCACTGTGACGCCTACTCGCTGATCGACGAGCCAGTCTTCGTCTTCGGCCACACTGAGAGCGCGGCCCACGCGGCGATGGTGCTGCTCAACTTCACCGCCGACGTCGAGCTGCTGCTCAACGGCGCGGAGCCCGAGTGGAACGAGGAGGTCGGCAAGCAGCTCGGAGCCCACCCGCTCGAGGTCCGCGAGGAGGAGGCCGTCGCGGTCCATCCCCGCGACAGCGAGGGGCCCAGACCGGAAATCGGAGCGATCGAGTTCGCGGACGGAACGGTACGGGAGTACACCGGCGGCTTCGCGATGTACGGCTCGACGTACAACAACGAGCTCGCCGTCTCCCTCGGCTGTGAGCTCGCCGAGGACGGCGCCGTCGAGGTCGACGACCACGGCCGCACCTCGGTCGAGGGGGTCTACGCAGTCGGCGACGTCACCCACGGCCACAACCAGACCCCGATCGCTATGGGCGACGGCGCGAAGGCCGGCATCGCGCTCCACCACGAGCTGCGGACGTTCCCGCTGTCGCCCGACGCGATCGGTTCCGACGGGGGTGAGACGGTCGACGTCGAGGTGCCGGGGCTCCCCGACGGGATCCGCGAGACCGCCCGCGAGGTAAATGAAAGCGACGAACACGCCGGCATGACGCCCGGCGAATAG
- a CDS encoding class I SAM-dependent methyltransferase, protein MDPDDVRRDWAERSGRFSPAYYARIGPNEVSETLASVLAHYVDEGAAILEVGCGSGRHLAHLREQGFENLAGIDINDDSFDVMAEQYLRLAETGTFHVGALEELVPEFEDGAFDVVYSVETLQHVHPDDEWVFDELARVSSDLLITAENEGNGPDRGRTDAAVSYVDDEFPLYHRDWKRVFTDRGLAQLIREPTSRDTIRVFRTI, encoded by the coding sequence ATGGACCCCGACGACGTCCGCCGGGACTGGGCCGAGCGCTCGGGGCGGTTCTCGCCGGCGTACTACGCTCGAATCGGGCCAAACGAGGTGAGCGAGACCCTCGCCAGCGTGCTCGCCCACTACGTCGACGAGGGGGCGGCGATCCTCGAGGTGGGCTGTGGCTCCGGGCGCCACCTCGCGCACCTGCGCGAGCAGGGCTTCGAGAACCTCGCCGGGATCGACATCAACGACGACTCGTTCGACGTGATGGCCGAACAGTACCTGCGGCTCGCAGAAACGGGGACGTTCCACGTCGGCGCCCTCGAGGAGCTCGTCCCGGAGTTCGAGGACGGGGCGTTCGACGTCGTCTACTCGGTCGAGACCCTCCAGCACGTCCACCCGGACGACGAGTGGGTGTTCGACGAGCTCGCCCGGGTCAGCTCGGACCTCCTGATCACCGCCGAGAACGAGGGCAACGGCCCCGATCGGGGACGAACGGACGCCGCCGTGAGCTACGTCGACGACGAGTTCCCGCTCTACCATCGCGACTGGAAGCGGGTGTTCACCGACAGGGGGCTGGCCCAGCTGATCCGCGAGCCCACCTCCCGGGACACCATACGGGTGTTCCGAACGATCTGA
- a CDS encoding C-terminal binding protein → MSHRVVISDAKADESDLEIHREALSDVDAEVVSRELRDEEEVREAARESAALIVDTRTPVTEGVFDSDELRVVGRAGIGVDNIAIDAAADAGITVVNAPTYCLDEVATHALSLLLACSRNLPAYDEEVRDGGWDWRVGEPTVRLRNATLGLAGFGRIPRRLATMVQGFGCEIAVHDPYLPDGEIESYNAESVGFEELLERSDLLSIHLPLTDETEGTFDREAFEAMLDHAVLANTARGGIVDEDALAEALEDGEIKGAGLDVMREEPPEDSPLLGRDDVLLSPHAGWYSESAREDLAREVAGDVARVLSGEEPSNPVTDDW, encoded by the coding sequence ATGTCACATCGAGTCGTCATCAGCGACGCGAAGGCCGACGAGTCGGACCTCGAGATCCACCGCGAGGCCCTCTCGGACGTCGACGCGGAGGTCGTCTCTCGGGAGCTCCGCGACGAGGAGGAGGTACGCGAGGCCGCACGCGAGTCCGCCGCGCTGATCGTCGACACGCGCACGCCCGTCACCGAGGGGGTCTTCGACTCCGACGAACTGCGGGTCGTCGGCCGCGCGGGGATCGGCGTCGACAACATCGCCATCGACGCCGCCGCGGATGCCGGTATCACGGTGGTGAACGCGCCGACCTACTGCCTGGACGAGGTCGCGACCCACGCGCTTTCGCTCTTGCTGGCCTGCTCGCGGAACCTCCCCGCCTACGACGAGGAAGTACGGGACGGCGGCTGGGACTGGCGGGTCGGCGAGCCGACCGTCCGCCTCCGGAACGCGACCCTGGGGCTCGCTGGCTTCGGGCGGATCCCCCGCCGGCTCGCGACGATGGTCCAGGGCTTCGGCTGCGAGATCGCGGTCCACGACCCCTACCTGCCCGACGGCGAGATCGAGTCCTACAACGCCGAGTCGGTCGGCTTCGAGGAGCTGCTCGAACGCTCCGACCTCCTCTCGATCCACCTCCCGCTGACCGACGAGACCGAGGGTACCTTCGACCGGGAGGCCTTCGAGGCGATGCTCGATCACGCCGTCCTCGCGAACACCGCCCGCGGCGGGATCGTCGACGAGGACGCGCTCGCCGAAGCCCTCGAGGACGGCGAGATCAAGGGCGCGGGGCTGGACGTCATGCGCGAGGAGCCCCCCGAGGACTCGCCGCTGCTCGGGCGCGATGACGTCCTCCTGAGCCCGCACGCGGGCTGGTACTCCGAGTCCGCACGCGAGGACCTCGCTCGCGAGGTCGCGGGCGACGTCGCGCGCGTGCTAAGCGGCGAGGAGCCAAGCAACCCGGTGACCGACGACTGGTAG
- a CDS encoding amidohydrolase, translated as MSVDHLIEIRRDLHRHPEPAWREFYTTCRIVEEIERIGVTDLYVGRDAIDADERMAVPDSSELVEWFNQAREAGAKEDVLDRLDGGYTGCVAVVERGEGPTIGLRVDIDGLLREESRADEHAPAAGGFRSENEGAMHACGHDAHATIGLGVLEAITESDFQGTLKVFFQPGEEMIAGGKAMAKSPHLADVEYLLALHIGLDHPTGEIVAGIDDFLAVSHLHAEFSGEPAHAGAEPDAGENAVQAMAAAIQNLYAIPRHKDGATRVNAGQVGGGTASNIVPEHAYIEGEVRGQTTELMEYMRERAERVLQGAAEMHGCTVDVETKGEAPSARSDQQLVDVVSSVARTRPGVESVLERDSLGGSEDATYLMREVQKNGGYATYVGIGTDHPGGHHTATFDVDEASIGIGIDVVGRAIEEIAATQPE; from the coding sequence ATGAGCGTCGACCACCTGATCGAGATCAGACGCGACCTACATCGCCACCCCGAGCCCGCGTGGCGCGAGTTCTACACCACCTGCCGCATCGTCGAGGAGATCGAACGCATCGGCGTCACCGACCTCTACGTCGGGCGCGACGCGATCGACGCCGACGAACGCATGGCCGTCCCCGACTCCTCGGAGCTCGTCGAGTGGTTCAACCAGGCCCGCGAGGCCGGCGCGAAGGAGGACGTCCTCGACCGGCTCGACGGCGGCTACACGGGCTGTGTGGCCGTCGTGGAACGCGGCGAGGGTCCCACGATCGGGCTGCGGGTCGACATCGACGGGCTGCTCCGCGAGGAGAGCCGGGCCGACGAGCACGCGCCCGCCGCGGGGGGCTTTCGCTCCGAGAACGAGGGCGCGATGCACGCCTGCGGGCACGACGCCCACGCGACCATCGGCCTCGGCGTTCTGGAAGCGATCACGGAGAGCGACTTCCAGGGCACCCTGAAGGTGTTCTTCCAGCCCGGCGAGGAGATGATCGCGGGCGGGAAGGCGATGGCGAAGAGCCCACACCTCGCGGACGTCGAGTACCTGCTGGCGCTGCACATCGGCCTCGACCACCCGACAGGAGAGATCGTCGCCGGGATCGACGACTTCCTCGCGGTCTCGCACCTCCACGCGGAGTTCTCGGGCGAGCCCGCCCACGCGGGCGCCGAGCCCGACGCCGGCGAGAACGCCGTCCAGGCGATGGCCGCCGCGATCCAGAACCTCTACGCGATCCCCCGGCACAAGGACGGAGCGACCCGGGTCAACGCCGGGCAGGTCGGCGGCGGCACCGCCTCGAACATCGTCCCCGAGCACGCCTACATCGAGGGGGAGGTCCGCGGCCAGACCACCGAGCTGATGGAGTACATGCGCGAGCGCGCCGAGCGCGTGCTGCAGGGTGCCGCCGAGATGCACGGCTGTACGGTCGACGTCGAGACCAAGGGCGAGGCCCCCAGCGCGAGGAGCGACCAGCAGCTCGTCGACGTCGTCTCGAGCGTCGCGCGCACCCGCCCGGGCGTCGAAAGCGTCCTCGAGCGCGACTCGCTCGGCGGCAGCGAGGACGCGACCTATTTGATGAGAGAGGTTCAGAAGAACGGCGGCTACGCTACCTACGTCGGGATCGGCACCGATCACCCCGGCGGCCACCACACCGCGACGTTCGACGTCGACGAGGCGAGCATCGGCATCGGGATCGACGTGGTGGGCCGGGCGATCGAGGAGATCGCCGCGACCCAGCCCGAATAG
- the nhaC gene encoding Na+/H+ antiporter NhaC has product MAEMGFAPRSYGEIPEEHRPSIGQALVPVVGMVVFLTVGAIGFGLDPHMPLLWGCVLTGLVGRYWLGYTWDELFEGISAGLTMGIQALLILFVIYMLIPVWIGSGTIPGLIYYGLELLTPEVFLPATALIATVSAFAIGSSWTTAATLGVALMGIGQGLGVPAPMTAGAVLTGAYTGDKITPLSDTTNLAAAVTGTDLMEHVNTMRVGTGLALAIALVAYAYLGLRISGSIPAGQVETIQSGMLAGYEISPLVFLPLVITFGLALVGYPALPALVAGVFAGVATMLLVQGTGFAEAWTVAQTGTDPATGTELVNELLASDGLDGSAWTISIVAVALSLGGLLERTGVLAALANGIEQFIHGVAGLTISTGVTAFAMNGLAGQQYMSIVIPSMTFRGVYDEFNLESRNLSRAVEAAGTTTSVLIPWNAGGAFMTATLGVSPLSYGPYYFLGFLSPAILFVMGLTGWGITYREGGPAGEASERPKRAPADGD; this is encoded by the coding sequence ATGGCAGAGATGGGCTTCGCGCCGCGTTCGTACGGGGAGATTCCCGAGGAGCACCGGCCCTCGATCGGGCAGGCGCTCGTCCCGGTGGTCGGGATGGTCGTCTTCCTCACGGTCGGGGCGATCGGCTTCGGGCTGGACCCGCACATGCCGCTGCTGTGGGGCTGTGTGCTGACCGGGCTGGTGGGCCGGTACTGGCTCGGCTACACGTGGGACGAGCTCTTCGAGGGGATCTCGGCCGGGCTGACGATGGGGATCCAGGCGCTGTTGATCCTCTTCGTGATCTACATGCTCATCCCCGTCTGGATCGGCTCCGGGACGATCCCCGGGCTGATCTACTACGGGCTGGAGCTGCTCACGCCAGAGGTCTTCCTCCCGGCGACGGCGCTGATCGCGACCGTCTCGGCGTTCGCGATCGGATCCTCGTGGACCACCGCCGCAACGCTGGGCGTCGCGCTCATGGGGATCGGCCAGGGGCTCGGGGTGCCGGCGCCGATGACCGCCGGCGCGGTGCTGACGGGCGCCTACACCGGCGACAAGATTACGCCGCTTTCGGACACCACGAACCTGGCGGCCGCGGTCACCGGGACCGACCTGATGGAGCACGTCAACACCATGCGCGTCGGCACCGGCCTCGCGCTGGCGATCGCGCTGGTCGCCTACGCCTACCTCGGGCTGCGAATATCGGGATCGATCCCGGCGGGACAGGTCGAGACGATCCAATCGGGGATGCTCGCGGGCTACGAGATCAGCCCGCTCGTCTTCCTCCCGCTCGTGATCACCTTCGGGCTCGCGCTCGTGGGCTATCCCGCGCTGCCGGCGCTGGTCGCCGGCGTCTTCGCGGGCGTCGCGACGATGCTGCTCGTCCAGGGGACCGGCTTCGCCGAGGCGTGGACGGTCGCCCAGACGGGCACCGACCCCGCGACGGGGACGGAGCTGGTGAACGAGCTGCTCGCGAGCGACGGCCTCGACGGCTCGGCCTGGACGATCTCGATCGTCGCCGTCGCGCTCTCGCTGGGCGGACTGCTCGAACGCACCGGCGTGCTGGCCGCGCTCGCCAATGGGATCGAGCAGTTCATCCACGGCGTCGCGGGACTGACGATCAGCACCGGGGTCACGGCCTTCGCGATGAACGGGCTCGCGGGCCAGCAGTACATGAGCATCGTCATCCCGTCGATGACCTTCCGGGGCGTCTACGACGAGTTCAACCTCGAGAGCCGGAACCTCTCGCGGGCCGTCGAGGCCGCCGGCACGACCACGAGCGTGCTGATCCCGTGGAACGCCGGCGGCGCGTTCATGACCGCGACCCTCGGGGTCTCGCCGCTTTCCTACGGACCGTACTACTTCCTCGGGTTCCTCTCGCCGGCGATCCTCTTCGTCATGGGGCTGACCGGCTGGGGGATCACGTACAGGGAGGGCGGCCCGGCCGGCGAGGCCAGCGAGCGGCCGAAGCGGGCCCCGGCCGACGGCGACTGA
- a CDS encoding mandelate racemase/muconate lactonizing enzyme family protein: MVRDYRQLHDPNAEYTMRELSANTMGLEAKREGGRDVQITDVQTTMIDGNFPWTLVRIYTDAGIVGTGEAYWGAGVPELIDRMTPFLVGENPLDIDRLFEHLIQKMSGEGSIAGVTVTAVAGIEIALHDVAGKILDTPAYQLLGGKYRDQVRVYCDCHAGDESEPESNADEAERVVEELGYDALKFDLDVPSGEEKDRANRHLSDREIDHKVNIVEAVTDRVGDRAEVAFDCHWSFAGGSAKRLAERLEEYPIWWLEDPVPPENHDVQREVTEQTSTPIAAGENVYRKHGHRGLVDEQAVDILAPDMPKVGGMRETRKIADFADTYYMPVAMHNVSSPVATMASAHVGTAISNSLAVEFHSYQLEWWEDLVEESVIEEGYIDIPETPGLGLTLDLDTVEEHMVSGEELFDEA, encoded by the coding sequence ATGGTTCGGGACTACAGACAGCTGCACGACCCCAACGCCGAGTACACGATGCGGGAGCTCTCAGCGAACACGATGGGGCTCGAGGCCAAACGGGAGGGCGGGCGCGACGTCCAGATCACGGACGTCCAGACGACGATGATCGACGGGAACTTCCCGTGGACGCTGGTGCGGATCTACACCGACGCGGGGATCGTCGGCACCGGCGAGGCCTACTGGGGTGCGGGCGTCCCCGAGCTCATCGACCGGATGACGCCGTTCCTGGTCGGCGAGAACCCCCTCGACATCGACCGGCTGTTCGAGCACCTGATCCAGAAGATGTCCGGCGAGGGCTCGATCGCGGGCGTGACCGTCACCGCGGTCGCGGGCATCGAGATCGCGCTGCACGACGTGGCCGGCAAGATCCTCGACACCCCTGCGTACCAGCTTCTGGGCGGGAAGTACCGCGACCAGGTCCGGGTCTACTGTGACTGTCACGCGGGCGACGAGAGCGAGCCCGAGTCGAACGCCGACGAGGCCGAGCGCGTCGTCGAGGAGCTGGGCTACGACGCCCTGAAGTTCGACCTCGACGTGCCCAGCGGCGAGGAGAAGGACCGCGCGAACCGTCACCTCAGCGACCGGGAGATCGACCACAAGGTGAACATCGTCGAGGCGGTCACCGACCGCGTCGGCGACCGCGCGGAGGTCGCCTTCGACTGTCACTGGTCCTTCGCCGGCGGGAGCGCCAAACGGCTGGCCGAGCGCCTCGAGGAGTACCCGATCTGGTGGCTCGAGGACCCCGTGCCCCCGGAGAACCACGACGTCCAGCGCGAGGTCACCGAGCAGACCTCGACGCCGATCGCCGCCGGCGAGAACGTCTACCGCAAGCACGGCCACCGCGGGCTCGTCGACGAGCAGGCCGTCGACATCCTCGCGCCCGACATGCCGAAGGTCGGCGGGATGCGCGAGACCCGCAAGATCGCCGACTTCGCCGACACCTACTACATGCCCGTCGCGATGCACAACGTCTCCTCGCCCGTCGCAACGATGGCCTCGGCCCACGTCGGCACCGCGATCTCCAACTCGCTTGCGGTGGAGTTCCACTCCTACCAGCTGGAGTGGTGGGAGGACCTCGTCGAGGAGAGCGTCATCGAGGAGGGCTACATCGACATTCCCGAGACGCCGGGTCTCGGCCTGACCCTCGACCTCGACACCGTCGAGGAGCATATGGTGTCGGGCGAGGAGCTGTTCGACGAGGCGTAA
- a CDS encoding acetamidase/formamidase family protein gives MAATDYEIDHELSDDAENVHNAWDNALDPVLTVEPGEVVRFECRDALDGQLTPDSDVDDLANASFDPVHPLTGPVEIEGAEPGDALVVELLEFEHKGWGFTGFMPGEMGLGLLPEEFEDAGLHMWELGEDSAEFVDGIEIPLAMFPGTIGNAPAETGEHDTLPPRDVGGNMDVKQMTAGSTVYLPVEVDGALFSTGDCHAAQGDGEVCVTGIEAPMFVTARFGLEKDADIAQPRLETTGPFTASGEDEPMYGTTGISDDLMEATKLAIRHMIDHLSAERGLSRAEAYILCSVAVDLKISEVVDAPNWTVTAFVPESVFPE, from the coding sequence ATGGCGGCCACAGACTACGAGATCGACCACGAGCTGAGCGACGACGCGGAGAACGTCCACAACGCCTGGGACAACGCTCTCGACCCCGTCCTGACGGTCGAACCCGGCGAGGTCGTGCGCTTCGAGTGTCGGGACGCCCTCGACGGACAGCTGACACCCGACTCCGACGTCGACGACCTCGCGAACGCGAGCTTCGACCCGGTTCACCCGCTGACGGGCCCCGTCGAGATCGAGGGCGCCGAACCGGGCGACGCGCTGGTCGTCGAGCTGCTCGAGTTCGAGCACAAAGGCTGGGGCTTTACGGGGTTCATGCCCGGCGAGATGGGGCTCGGGCTCCTGCCCGAGGAGTTCGAGGACGCGGGGCTCCATATGTGGGAGCTCGGCGAGGACTCCGCGGAGTTCGTCGACGGCATCGAGATCCCGCTAGCCATGTTCCCGGGCACGATCGGGAACGCCCCCGCCGAGACGGGTGAACACGACACCCTCCCGCCGCGGGACGTCGGGGGCAACATGGACGTCAAGCAGATGACCGCGGGTTCGACGGTCTATCTCCCAGTGGAGGTCGATGGTGCATTGTTCTCGACGGGAGACTGTCATGCTGCACAGGGTGACGGCGAGGTCTGCGTAACCGGGATCGAAGCCCCGATGTTCGTCACCGCGCGCTTCGGCCTGGAGAAGGACGCCGACATCGCCCAGCCCCGCCTGGAGACGACGGGCCCGTTCACCGCCAGCGGCGAGGACGAGCCGATGTACGGGACGACCGGCATCAGCGACGACCTGATGGAGGCGACCAAGCTTGCGATCCGCCACATGATCGACCATCTCTCGGCCGAGCGGGGGCTCTCCCGGGCGGAGGCGTACATTCTCTGTTCGGTCGCCGTCGACCTGAAGATCAGCGAGGTGGTCGACGCGCCCAACTGGACGGTCACGGCGTTCGTCCCCGAGAGCGTCTTCCCCGAGTGA
- a CDS encoding geranylgeranyl reductase family protein, producing the protein MTTRECDVAIVGAGTAGCYAGATIADAGYDVLVLERKTEEEAGHIACGDALKGADEFPGAIPRSKLDRSMTNTEVDHGRFELPEHDTVLDIPVPGELAVIDRLEYGRAIIEGAAEAGVEFSYDTVVQDVLQDGDRVTGVKANRKGEGLTVEADITIDGAGALSILQDKADLADTTFDTNVTYSQFCSAYREIVHVEEEVEWKDALVFKPTKRAAGYLWYFPRTGTEINAGVGFQMNEEPMKLVDDLKRDLATRPEFEGATVEDKLGAALPTRRPYDSAVAPGFMAVGDSAGHVNPTTGGGIAGAAYAGEYAGEQAIRALEAGDTSEAMLWDYNERVMDHYGGRYAALDVYNIMATAVDVSDLTSLLVAMPGENLAEALYSGSTDFGLKLKLQAAVGSFGHWGTILDFYRTKRVADELLSHYERYPDRPSALAGWQRERDAIMDRVYETTGAEAKY; encoded by the coding sequence ATGACTACACGAGAGTGCGACGTCGCTATCGTAGGGGCCGGCACGGCGGGCTGCTACGCCGGGGCGACGATCGCCGATGCGGGCTACGACGTCCTCGTCCTCGAACGCAAAACGGAGGAGGAGGCCGGCCACATCGCCTGCGGGGACGCCCTGAAGGGAGCCGACGAGTTCCCGGGGGCGATCCCCCGATCGAAGCTCGACCGCTCGATGACCAACACCGAGGTCGACCACGGCCGCTTCGAGCTGCCCGAACACGACACGGTCCTCGACATCCCCGTGCCCGGCGAGCTCGCGGTGATCGACCGACTGGAGTACGGCAGGGCGATCATCGAGGGCGCCGCCGAGGCCGGCGTCGAGTTCTCCTACGACACCGTCGTCCAGGACGTGCTCCAGGACGGCGACCGGGTCACGGGCGTGAAGGCCAACCGGAAGGGCGAGGGCCTCACCGTCGAGGCCGATATCACCATCGACGGGGCGGGCGCGCTGTCGATCCTCCAGGACAAGGCCGACCTCGCCGACACTACCTTCGACACGAACGTCACCTACTCGCAGTTCTGTTCCGCGTATCGGGAGATCGTCCACGTCGAGGAGGAGGTCGAGTGGAAGGACGCGCTGGTGTTCAAGCCGACCAAGCGCGCGGCGGGCTACCTCTGGTACTTCCCGCGGACCGGCACCGAGATCAATGCCGGCGTGGGCTTCCAGATGAACGAGGAGCCGATGAAACTGGTCGACGACCTCAAGCGCGACCTGGCGACCCGACCGGAGTTCGAGGGCGCCACCGTCGAGGACAAGCTCGGGGCCGCACTACCCACCCGCCGGCCCTACGACTCGGCGGTCGCGCCGGGCTTCATGGCCGTCGGCGACTCTGCTGGCCACGTCAACCCCACCACGGGTGGCGGGATCGCGGGGGCCGCGTACGCCGGCGAGTACGCGGGCGAGCAGGCGATCCGCGCGCTGGAGGCCGGCGACACGAGCGAGGCGATGCTCTGGGACTACAACGAGCGCGTGATGGACCACTACGGCGGGCGCTACGCCGCGCTCGACGTTTACAACATCATGGCGACCGCCGTCGACGTCTCGGACCTGACGAGCCTGCTTGTCGCGATGCCCGGCGAGAACCTCGCCGAGGCGCTCTACTCCGGCAGCACGGACTTCGGGCTGAAGCTCAAGCTCCAGGCCGCCGTCGGCAGCTTCGGTCACTGGGGGACGATCCTCGACTTCTACAGGACGAAGCGCGTCGCCGACGAGCTGCTCTCCCACTACGAGCGCTACCCCGACCGACCCTCGGCGCTCGCGGGCTGGCAGCGCGAGCGCGACGCGATCATGGACCGGGTCTACGAGACGACGGGCGCCGAGGCGAAGTACTGA
- a CDS encoding type 1 glutamine amidotransferase domain-containing protein codes for MDALIVTTDGFEDSELTYPYYRLQEAGIGVELATPDGESVTGKIGEEMDADLAISEASEDEYDLLVVPGGNAPEDLRIEAEEAVTLVEEFDESGKPIAAVCHGAQLLISADVLEGREATGFWAIQVDIENAGATFVDEECVVDENLITARYPADLPAWLSTVLEQVEAQPAAAD; via the coding sequence ATGGACGCACTCATCGTCACTACCGACGGGTTCGAGGACAGCGAGCTCACCTATCCCTATTATCGCCTGCAGGAGGCGGGGATCGGCGTCGAGCTTGCCACGCCCGACGGCGAGTCGGTGACGGGCAAGATCGGCGAGGAGATGGACGCCGATCTGGCCATCAGCGAGGCCAGCGAGGACGAGTACGACCTGCTGGTCGTTCCGGGCGGCAACGCCCCCGAGGACCTCCGGATCGAGGCCGAGGAGGCCGTCACGCTCGTCGAGGAGTTCGACGAGAGCGGCAAGCCGATCGCGGCGGTCTGTCACGGCGCCCAGCTGCTGATCAGCGCGGACGTGCTGGAGGGCCGTGAGGCCACCGGCTTCTGGGCGATCCAGGTCGACATCGAGAACGCCGGCGCGACGTTCGTCGACGAGGAGTGCGTCGTCGACGAGAACCTGATCACCGCGCGCTACCCCGCCGACCTGCCCGCGTGGCTCTCGACGGTCCTCGAGCAGGTCGAGGCCCAGCCCGCCGCCGCCGACTGA
- a CDS encoding MOSC domain-containing protein yields the protein MPRVEQLFIAREDSAPMESLESVAAVKGGLEGDHYCTGTGYYSPYDVCEVTLIEGEAIDEIDEEFDIDLSDGRHRRNVVTRGVEVHDLLGTTFRVGDAVLRGTRPRPPCAHVEQVAGEDGVARALKNKRGGVCAKVVEPGRIALDDGIEVLEEDAQTMGRRIAERLGW from the coding sequence ATGCCACGGGTCGAGCAGCTGTTCATCGCACGCGAGGACTCCGCCCCGATGGAGTCCCTGGAGTCGGTCGCGGCCGTCAAGGGCGGACTGGAGGGCGATCACTACTGCACGGGGACGGGCTACTACTCGCCGTACGACGTCTGTGAGGTGACGCTGATCGAGGGCGAGGCGATCGACGAGATCGACGAGGAGTTCGACATCGACCTCTCGGACGGCCGCCACCGCCGCAACGTCGTCACCCGCGGGGTCGAGGTCCACGACCTGCTCGGGACCACCTTCAGGGTCGGCGACGCGGTGCTCCGAGGGACGCGTCCGCGCCCGCCGTGTGCTCACGTCGAGCAGGTCGCCGGCGAGGACGGGGTCGCCCGCGCGCTGAAGAACAAGCGCGGCGGGGTCTGTGCGAAGGTCGTCGAACCCGGTCGGATCGCACTCGACGACGGGATCGAGGTGCTCGAGGAGGACGCACAGACGATGGGCCGACGGATCGCCGAGCGCCTGGGCTGGTGA
- a CDS encoding 2Fe-2S iron-sulfur cluster-binding protein, protein MATYSVEFVGTGETIEVSDKETILSRCIEEGIAQEYSCRVGMCLACTAEIVDGEVTQPAARGLTEEEAAGFALTCMARPQSDLRLDRGKYPPSIAIDEGANHTVSGSGSDLAADDD, encoded by the coding sequence ATGGCCACCTACTCCGTCGAGTTCGTCGGCACCGGCGAGACGATCGAGGTCTCGGACAAGGAGACGATCCTCTCGCGATGTATCGAGGAGGGGATCGCCCAGGAGTACTCCTGTCGCGTGGGGATGTGTCTCGCCTGCACCGCCGAGATCGTCGATGGCGAGGTGACCCAACCCGCCGCGCGCGGGCTGACCGAGGAGGAGGCGGCGGGGTTCGCGCTGACCTGCATGGCCCGCCCGCAGTCGGACCTCCGGCTCGACCGCGGGAAGTACCCCCCGAGCATCGCGATCGACGAGGGGGCGAACCACACCGTCAGCGGGTCAGGGTCGGACCTCGCGGCCGACGACGACTAG